From the Chitinophaga lutea genome, one window contains:
- a CDS encoding cytochrome c maturation protein CcmE domain-containing protein: protein MKKTSIILLVVIAVCVAGMVMMVGDFSTYETFATARKKEGKKIHVIGALDKDKAVVYDPAKDANYFSFFMKDKSGEVTKVVFNGTRPTDFEKSTELVLTGKMVGTEFHCDKILMKCPSKYKDEQTAYSAQKEI from the coding sequence ATGAAGAAAACAAGTATCATTTTACTCGTCGTTATAGCTGTTTGCGTAGCCGGGATGGTAATGATGGTGGGGGATTTCAGTACCTATGAAACGTTCGCTACCGCGCGTAAGAAAGAAGGGAAGAAGATTCACGTGATCGGCGCGCTGGATAAGGATAAAGCGGTTGTTTACGACCCTGCGAAAGATGCCAATTATTTCAGCTTTTTCATGAAAGATAAAAGTGGCGAAGTCACCAAAGTGGTATTCAACGGCACCCGCCCCACCGACTTCGAAAAATCCACCGAACTGGTACTGACGGGCAAAATGGTGGGAACGGAGTTCCATTGCGACAAAATCCTCATGAAGTGCCCTTCCAAGTATAAAGACGAACAAACCGCCTACAGCGCGCAGAAAGAGATATAA
- a CDS encoding BRO family protein has translation MRSARELQDILGYSKWDNFLNVLEKAKKACITSGGKVSDHFADIGKMIELARGAQRQIEDMALSRYACYLVAQNGDSAKAEIAFAQTNFAVQTRKQEIIEQRLMDIARVAAREKLSKSEKSCQVSFMNGEWTNAVLP, from the coding sequence ATGCGGAGTGCCCGGGAATTACAGGACATTCTCGGCTATTCCAAATGGGATAACTTTCTCAACGTACTGGAGAAAGCGAAGAAAGCTTGTATAACCTCTGGGGGTAAGGTTTCTGATCATTTTGCCGATATCGGGAAAATGATCGAACTCGCCAGGGGCGCACAACGGCAAATTGAAGACATGGCGCTGTCCCGTTATGCATGTTACCTGGTGGCCCAGAATGGCGATTCCGCAAAAGCAGAAATTGCTTTCGCGCAAACCAATTTCGCAGTACAAACAAGAAAGCAGGAAATCATTGAGCAGCGACTGATGGATATTGCCAGAGTGGCTGCAAGAGAGAAGCTGTCCAAATCCGAGAAAAGTTGTCAGGTATCATTTATGAACGGGGAGTGGACGAACGCGGTTTTGCCCTGA
- a CDS encoding agmatinase family protein: protein MADLSNFDPNSPGLLSNNIFGLPFSEEDARLVLLPVPWEVTVSYTHGTARGPEHIFKASLQVDLYDADVKNGWREGFYMRDCDKQLLLRSDYLRKEAELYLKFLSEGGDVNENDFLRRSVDDVNRGTQKMNEWVYQQTSELLQRGKLVGLVGGDHSTPLGYFKAIGEHKGDYGILQIDAHADLRNSYEGFKYSHASIMYNALAEVPQITKLVQVGVRDYCEEELAYIRDSNGRVTTFFDQDMKERTFEGESWKSICDDIIAQLPQQVYISFDIDGLDPKLCPHTGTPVAGGLEGPQVFYLFRRILESGRKLIGFDLVEVSAGLDEWDANVGARMLFKLCNLMVK, encoded by the coding sequence ATGGCTGATCTTTCGAATTTTGATCCCAACTCGCCGGGGTTATTGTCCAACAATATCTTTGGGCTTCCCTTCAGCGAGGAGGACGCGCGCCTGGTACTCTTGCCGGTGCCCTGGGAAGTGACGGTGTCGTACACGCATGGTACGGCACGGGGACCGGAGCATATTTTCAAAGCTTCGCTGCAGGTGGACCTTTATGATGCCGATGTCAAAAACGGCTGGCGCGAAGGATTTTACATGCGGGATTGCGACAAACAGCTGCTGTTGCGCAGCGACTACCTCCGCAAGGAAGCGGAACTGTACCTGAAGTTCCTCTCCGAAGGGGGCGACGTGAACGAGAACGATTTCCTCCGCCGCTCGGTAGACGATGTGAACCGCGGCACCCAGAAAATGAACGAATGGGTGTACCAGCAAACCAGCGAGCTGCTGCAACGCGGCAAACTGGTGGGCCTCGTGGGCGGCGACCACAGCACGCCGCTGGGCTATTTCAAAGCCATCGGCGAGCATAAAGGCGATTACGGCATCCTGCAGATCGATGCGCATGCGGACCTCCGCAACAGCTATGAAGGGTTCAAATACTCCCACGCTTCCATCATGTACAACGCGCTGGCGGAAGTGCCGCAGATCACCAAACTCGTACAGGTGGGCGTGCGCGACTACTGCGAGGAAGAACTGGCCTACATCCGCGACAGCAACGGGCGGGTGACCACCTTCTTCGACCAGGACATGAAAGAAAGGACGTTCGAAGGCGAATCGTGGAAGAGCATCTGCGACGACATCATCGCCCAATTACCGCAACAGGTGTACATCAGTTTCGATATTGACGGCCTCGATCCCAAGCTGTGCCCCCATACCGGCACACCCGTGGCCGGAGGGCTCGAAGGCCCCCAGGTGTTTTACCTGTTCAGGAGGATACTCGAAAGCGGCAGGAAGCTGATCGGTTTCGATCTCGTGGAAGTAAGCGCAGGACTGGATGAGTGGGATGCCAACGTAGGCGCCCGCATGCTTTTTAAGTTGTGTAACCTGATGGTGAAATAA
- the bshB1 gene encoding bacillithiol biosynthesis deacetylase BshB1 — translation MKLDILAIAAHPDDVELSCAGTLMVHALQGMKVGIADLTQGELGTRGTPEGRLVEAADACALMGLDVRVNLKLADGFFQNTREDQLAVIRAIRRFRPDIVLANAIDDRHPDHGRAAKLIADSCFLAGLRKIETLGDDGKPQQAWRPKQVFHFLQDRYHEPDFVVDITPVMDKKIEAIKCFKTQFLAAQDHEPQTYISSPEFFDSVLYRAKMLGKMVGVPYAEGYTSAKMIGVRSLKDLINENT, via the coding sequence ATGAAACTGGATATACTGGCCATTGCGGCCCATCCCGACGATGTGGAACTATCGTGCGCCGGCACCCTGATGGTACATGCGTTGCAGGGAATGAAGGTAGGCATTGCTGACCTGACACAGGGAGAACTGGGTACCCGCGGCACCCCCGAAGGCCGCCTCGTGGAAGCCGCCGACGCCTGCGCCCTGATGGGGCTCGACGTGCGGGTGAACCTCAAACTGGCCGACGGCTTTTTCCAGAACACGCGGGAAGACCAGCTGGCCGTTATCCGCGCCATCCGGCGGTTCCGGCCCGATATCGTGCTGGCCAACGCCATCGACGACCGGCACCCCGACCATGGCCGCGCCGCCAAACTGATCGCAGACAGCTGCTTCCTGGCGGGGCTGCGGAAAATCGAAACCCTGGGCGACGACGGAAAGCCGCAGCAGGCCTGGCGCCCCAAGCAGGTGTTCCACTTCCTGCAGGACCGTTACCATGAGCCCGATTTCGTGGTAGACATCACCCCGGTGATGGACAAGAAGATCGAAGCCATCAAATGCTTTAAAACGCAGTTCCTGGCCGCACAGGACCATGAGCCGCAGACATACATCTCTTCCCCCGAATTCTTCGACAGCGTGCTCTACCGGGCTAAAATGCTGGGTAAAATGGTAGGCGTGCCCTATGCCGAAGGCTATACCTCCGCCAAAATGATCGGGGTAAGAAGCCTGAAAGACCTGATTAACGAGAATACCTGA
- a CDS encoding alpha/beta hydrolase has protein sequence MRRIFRIILMVLVLFSVLYLLGPRPAAPQLGGALPPVPDGAAALSGYVAQKEAGFRVRPNNEARIVWADSQHRKTPYSIVYLHGFSASAKEGDPVHQDFARQFGYNLYLSRLDGHGLDTSEALLGMTSAGLWRDAKEALAIGKKLGNKVILVGTSTGGTLALLLAAEFPKDVAAVVNLSPNIAINEAMIGLLDEPWGIYMARLVKGSKYNEYVPENPEKARYWYTKYRLEAVVELENLVDHTMRPTLFKKVRQPVLNLYYYKNEKEQDPTVKVSAILDMHRALGTPEKLKRAVAIPNAGAHVIGSSITSGDVPGVEAAITGWWKEISANRN, from the coding sequence ATGCGCCGTATTTTCCGAATAATATTGATGGTACTGGTGCTTTTTAGCGTCCTGTACCTGCTGGGCCCACGGCCCGCCGCTCCGCAGCTGGGCGGCGCGCTGCCGCCGGTACCCGATGGAGCGGCTGCACTGAGCGGGTATGTGGCGCAGAAAGAAGCCGGTTTCCGGGTGCGGCCGAATAACGAGGCCCGTATCGTATGGGCCGATTCCCAGCACCGCAAAACGCCTTACAGCATCGTATACCTCCATGGTTTTTCCGCCAGCGCCAAGGAAGGCGACCCGGTGCACCAGGATTTCGCCCGGCAGTTCGGGTATAACCTGTACCTCAGCCGGCTCGACGGCCACGGCCTCGATACCAGCGAAGCCCTCCTGGGCATGACCTCCGCCGGCCTCTGGCGCGACGCCAAAGAAGCGCTCGCCATCGGTAAAAAGCTGGGCAACAAGGTGATACTTGTAGGCACCTCCACCGGCGGCACGCTGGCCCTGCTGCTCGCCGCCGAGTTCCCGAAAGACGTGGCGGCCGTCGTCAACCTTTCCCCCAACATCGCCATCAACGAGGCCATGATCGGGCTGCTCGACGAGCCCTGGGGCATTTATATGGCCCGGCTGGTGAAAGGCAGCAAATACAACGAATACGTGCCCGAAAACCCGGAAAAAGCCCGGTACTGGTATACCAAATACCGCCTCGAAGCCGTTGTGGAACTGGAGAACCTGGTGGATCACACCATGCGCCCCACGTTGTTCAAAAAGGTGCGCCAGCCCGTGCTCAACCTGTATTATTACAAAAATGAGAAGGAGCAGGACCCGACGGTCAAAGTATCCGCCATCCTCGATATGCACCGTGCCCTGGGTACGCCCGAAAAACTGAAGCGGGCGGTGGCCATTCCCAATGCCGGCGCTCATGTGATCGGCTCCAGCATTACGTCGGGCGATGTGCCGGGGGTGGAAGCCGCCATCACCGGATGGTGGAAGGAAATATCCGCAAATCGGAACTAA
- the rpmB gene encoding 50S ribosomal protein L28, giving the protein MARVCQVTGKKPITGHHVSFSNIKTKRRFLPNLQTKRFFLAEEDRWITLKVSADGLRTINKRGLYAVVKELRAEGNKDI; this is encoded by the coding sequence ATGGCAAGAGTATGTCAGGTGACAGGGAAAAAACCAATTACAGGTCATCATGTATCTTTTTCGAACATCAAGACAAAAAGAAGGTTTCTGCCCAATCTGCAAACCAAGCGTTTCTTTTTGGCTGAGGAAGACCGTTGGATCACTTTGAAAGTGTCCGCCGATGGTCTGAGAACCATTAACAAACGTGGCCTGTATGCCGTAGTGAAAGAGCTGCGCGCTGAAGGTAACAAAGACATCTAA
- a CDS encoding DUF4294 domain-containing protein: MFRFLTIAVLSLLCLHFTAAAQQRTGADSVAVRAVIYGTDTIPSITLSIVEVVDRLPRRLRKERARWTRLRNAVYVTYPYAVTASRVLKDVGRELDKMPDKKQRKAYLATKEKELKEQFGNKLEDLSIYQGKVLMKLIHRETGENCYEIIKELRGGFNARMYQTVAFFFGGNLKSEFNIQDDKDIELIVQEIQLYNRFN; this comes from the coding sequence ATGTTTCGTTTTCTGACCATTGCCGTTTTAAGCCTGCTGTGCCTTCACTTTACCGCTGCCGCCCAGCAGCGCACGGGCGCAGATTCTGTGGCTGTCCGGGCAGTGATTTACGGAACGGACACCATCCCCTCCATCACCCTGTCTATCGTGGAAGTTGTGGACCGGCTGCCCAGGCGCCTGCGGAAAGAACGCGCCCGCTGGACGCGGTTGCGCAATGCTGTTTACGTGACCTATCCCTACGCCGTCACCGCCAGCCGCGTGCTGAAAGACGTGGGCCGGGAGCTGGACAAAATGCCCGATAAAAAACAGCGGAAGGCCTACCTCGCCACCAAGGAAAAAGAGCTCAAGGAACAGTTCGGCAATAAACTCGAAGACCTCTCCATTTACCAGGGCAAGGTGCTCATGAAGCTCATCCACCGCGAAACCGGGGAAAACTGCTATGAGATCATCAAGGAACTGAGGGGCGGCTTTAACGCCCGCATGTACCAGACCGTGGCCTTTTTCTTCGGCGGTAACCTGAAGAGCGAATTCAACATCCAGGACGACAAGGATATCGAGCTGATCGTACAGGAGATCCAGCTGTATAACCGCTTCAATTAG
- a CDS encoding peroxiredoxin, with amino-acid sequence MKNAVLSVGAQFPEFAKKAVVSIEKGKEFYEISSEEIKNSGKWMVMFWWPKDFTFVCPTEIAEFNKHYQDFADRDAILIGASTDSEFVHLAWRKDHDDLRGLQFPMLADTSKSLAEELGILQSDEKIAYRATFVVDPQGIVRWTSVYDLSVGRNVKEVIRVIDALQTDELCPCNWQKGEATLNA; translated from the coding sequence ATGAAAAATGCAGTTTTATCCGTAGGGGCGCAATTCCCTGAGTTTGCAAAAAAGGCAGTTGTTTCAATCGAAAAAGGGAAAGAGTTTTATGAAATCTCTTCCGAAGAGATCAAAAACTCCGGCAAATGGATGGTGATGTTCTGGTGGCCCAAGGATTTTACGTTTGTTTGTCCTACCGAAATTGCTGAATTCAACAAACACTACCAGGATTTCGCCGACCGCGACGCTATCCTGATCGGTGCTTCCACCGACTCTGAATTTGTGCACCTCGCCTGGAGGAAAGATCACGACGATCTCCGCGGCCTGCAGTTCCCCATGCTGGCAGACACTTCAAAAAGCCTCGCCGAAGAGCTCGGCATCCTGCAATCCGACGAAAAGATCGCTTACCGTGCTACTTTCGTGGTGGATCCCCAGGGTATCGTTCGCTGGACTTCCGTATATGACCTGAGCGTAGGCCGTAACGTGAAGGAAGTTATCCGCGTGATCGACGCGCTGCAGACAGACGAGCTGTGCCCCTGCAACTGGCAGAAAGGCGAAGCGACCCTGAACGCATAA
- the rpmG gene encoding 50S ribosomal protein L33: protein MAKKGNRVQVILECTEHKNSGQPGTSRYISNKNKKNTPERLELKKYNPILRKVTVHKEIK, encoded by the coding sequence ATGGCAAAGAAAGGTAACAGGGTGCAGGTAATTCTGGAGTGCACGGAGCATAAAAATTCCGGCCAGCCGGGTACTTCCCGCTACATCAGCAACAAAAACAAAAAGAACACTCCGGAGCGTCTGGAGCTGAAAAAGTACAATCCTATCCTGAGAAAGGTGACTGTACACAAAGAAATTAAATAA
- the ftsY gene encoding signal recognition particle-docking protein FtsY: MGFFNKLFSREKKESLDQGLQKTKESFLSKIGRAIAGKSTVDAEVLDNLEEALVSADVGVDTTVRIISKIEARVAKDKYLNTSELNRILQEEVAAILVDAPDSGFRDFDVPAGKKPYVIMVVGVNGVGKTTTIGKLAYNFKKAGKSVLLGAADTFRAAAVDQLTIWSERVGVPIVKQQMGSDPAAVAFDTVQSGVARETDVIIIDTAGRLHNKLHLMDELTKIKRVMNKVIPDAPHEVLLVLDGSTGQNALEQARQFTAATEVTSLAITKLDGTAKGGVVLAIANQFKIPVKYIGIGEKMEDLQVFDREEFVDTLFSLND, from the coding sequence ATGGGTTTTTTTAATAAGCTCTTTTCACGGGAAAAGAAGGAAAGTCTGGATCAGGGCCTTCAGAAAACAAAAGAAAGTTTCCTCTCCAAAATCGGCCGCGCCATCGCCGGTAAGTCCACCGTAGACGCAGAAGTGCTGGACAACCTGGAAGAAGCGCTCGTATCCGCCGACGTGGGCGTAGACACCACGGTGCGGATCATCAGCAAAATCGAAGCACGCGTTGCTAAAGATAAATATCTGAACACCAGTGAATTAAACCGGATACTGCAAGAAGAAGTGGCAGCCATTCTCGTGGATGCGCCAGACAGTGGTTTCCGCGATTTCGACGTACCGGCCGGTAAAAAGCCCTACGTGATCATGGTGGTAGGAGTGAACGGGGTGGGCAAAACCACTACCATCGGTAAACTGGCCTACAACTTCAAAAAAGCCGGCAAATCGGTGCTGCTGGGCGCTGCGGATACCTTCCGGGCCGCCGCGGTAGATCAGCTGACCATCTGGAGCGAAAGGGTGGGCGTGCCCATCGTGAAGCAGCAAATGGGCTCTGACCCGGCTGCGGTGGCTTTCGACACCGTGCAAAGCGGGGTAGCCCGCGAAACCGATGTGATCATCATCGATACGGCCGGCCGTCTTCATAACAAGCTCCACCTCATGGACGAGCTCACCAAAATCAAACGCGTCATGAACAAGGTCATCCCCGATGCCCCTCATGAGGTGCTGCTGGTGCTCGACGGCTCCACCGGCCAGAACGCGCTCGAACAGGCCCGCCAGTTCACCGCGGCTACGGAAGTGACCTCCCTGGCCATCACCAAACTCGATGGTACCGCCAAAGGCGGCGTGGTACTGGCGATCGCGAACCAGTTCAAAATACCGGTAAAATACATCGGTATCGGCGAAAAAATGGAAGATCTGCAGGTGTTTGACCGCGAAGAATTCGTGGATACACTGTTCAGCTTAAATGATTGA
- the ccsA gene encoding cytochrome c biogenesis protein CcsA, producing the protein MENIKYVGEHLLPGQLGHFFTILAFVASLVATVAFFSSVQQKEELKKASWLKMARWAFFVQTASVIAVFGILYYIISNHLFEYKYAWQHSSRDLEVKYLLSCFWEGQEGSTLLWSVWHSVLGCILIFTAKKWEAPVLAVISFAQACLAAMLLGIYLFDYKLGSTPFILMRQDMPDTPVFQNPNYLQFQQFVDGNGLNALLKNYWMVIHPPVLFLGFASVIVPFAYAIAGLWTRKYGEWVKPALPWALFAAMMLGTGIMMGAAWAYESLTFGGYWAWDPVENASLVPWLTLIAGIHTLLAYRSSGHALRITFFFFIISFVFILYSTFLTKSGVLGQTSVHSFTDMGMSGQLLVLLGLFTIPSFWLLIKRNKEIPKVVKEESTYSREFWMFVGSLVLLVSGLQITFITSIPVWNKLLDLFGLKKLFNLQDFAPPTEPVFYYNQIQIWIAIIVGLLTAVVQFLKYKDTPKGTVMKKLGWPTLISVALTVLIAWVGRINYSNYGAGFLVAIYLMLFAAIYAIVGNSGYILTVLKGKAKAAGASVAHIGFGLVLLGILISSAKMEVLSVDTMGVLNGYFTKESGQNSRENVMLPKGLPVQMGPYFVTYRGDSVSAVDKSKTHFIMDYEKKARLEDEPTERFTLYPDAFLEVKGQEGITPNPDSKHYLTKDIFTYITAVPRKDVVTDSLPYTPHTIAQGDTIYFSKGFMVLTALKTSPQQKNYKPEPGDIAVGAQLYVHTKSNGDFNMQPVYFIRDSSFQSNIPDTLAPLSLAVRFTKILPNENKVELEVKETQAPMDYVVMKALVFPYINVLWIGILVMIVGFVMSIRQRLRR; encoded by the coding sequence TTGGAAAATATTAAATATGTAGGGGAGCATTTACTTCCCGGCCAGCTAGGGCATTTCTTCACCATCCTGGCATTTGTGGCCTCCCTCGTGGCCACGGTTGCGTTTTTCAGCAGCGTGCAGCAGAAAGAGGAGCTCAAAAAAGCGTCGTGGCTCAAAATGGCCCGCTGGGCGTTTTTTGTGCAGACCGCTTCGGTGATCGCCGTGTTCGGCATCCTGTATTACATCATCTCCAATCACCTGTTCGAATACAAATACGCCTGGCAGCACTCTTCCCGCGACCTGGAGGTGAAATACCTCCTGAGCTGCTTCTGGGAAGGGCAGGAGGGCAGTACGCTGCTCTGGAGCGTATGGCACAGCGTGCTCGGCTGCATCCTGATCTTTACCGCCAAAAAATGGGAAGCCCCCGTACTGGCGGTGATCTCGTTCGCACAGGCCTGCCTGGCCGCCATGCTGCTGGGGATTTACCTGTTCGACTACAAACTCGGCAGCACCCCCTTCATCCTCATGCGGCAGGATATGCCCGATACGCCGGTGTTCCAGAACCCGAACTACCTGCAATTCCAGCAGTTCGTGGACGGTAACGGCCTCAACGCCCTGCTCAAGAACTACTGGATGGTGATCCACCCGCCGGTGCTGTTCCTGGGTTTCGCTTCCGTGATCGTTCCCTTCGCGTACGCCATTGCCGGCCTCTGGACGCGCAAGTACGGCGAATGGGTGAAACCCGCCCTGCCCTGGGCGCTGTTCGCCGCCATGATGCTCGGTACGGGCATCATGATGGGCGCCGCCTGGGCGTACGAATCGCTCACCTTCGGCGGCTACTGGGCCTGGGACCCCGTGGAAAACGCTTCCCTCGTGCCCTGGCTCACCCTCATCGCCGGCATACATACCCTGCTGGCCTACCGCAGCTCCGGGCATGCGCTGCGCATCACCTTCTTTTTCTTTATCATTTCCTTCGTATTCATCCTGTATTCCACCTTCCTGACCAAAAGCGGCGTACTGGGGCAAACCTCCGTGCACTCGTTTACGGACATGGGGATGAGCGGCCAGCTGCTCGTGCTGCTGGGCCTGTTCACCATCCCCTCGTTCTGGCTGCTTATCAAAAGGAACAAAGAGATACCGAAAGTGGTGAAGGAAGAAAGCACCTACTCCCGCGAGTTCTGGATGTTCGTCGGTTCGCTGGTACTGCTGGTTTCCGGCCTGCAGATCACCTTTATCACCTCCATTCCGGTATGGAACAAGCTGCTCGACCTGTTCGGCCTGAAAAAGCTGTTCAACCTGCAGGATTTCGCACCGCCCACCGAACCGGTATTCTATTATAACCAGATCCAGATCTGGATCGCCATTATCGTAGGGCTGCTTACCGCCGTGGTGCAGTTCCTGAAGTATAAAGACACGCCCAAAGGCACCGTGATGAAAAAACTCGGCTGGCCCACGCTCATTTCCGTGGCGCTGACCGTGCTGATCGCCTGGGTGGGCCGCATCAACTATTCCAACTACGGCGCCGGCTTCCTGGTAGCGATCTACCTGATGCTGTTCGCCGCCATCTACGCCATCGTCGGCAACTCCGGGTACATCCTCACCGTGCTGAAAGGCAAGGCCAAAGCCGCCGGTGCTTCCGTAGCACATATCGGCTTCGGGCTGGTGCTGCTGGGCATCCTGATCTCGTCCGCGAAGATGGAGGTGCTGTCGGTAGACACGATGGGCGTGCTCAACGGTTATTTCACCAAGGAAAGCGGCCAGAATTCCCGCGAAAACGTGATGCTGCCCAAGGGGCTGCCCGTGCAGATGGGGCCTTATTTCGTGACCTACCGCGGCGATTCCGTGTCGGCGGTGGACAAGTCCAAGACCCACTTCATCATGGACTACGAGAAAAAAGCCCGTCTGGAAGACGAGCCCACCGAACGTTTCACGCTGTACCCGGACGCGTTCCTGGAAGTGAAAGGGCAGGAGGGCATCACGCCGAACCCGGATTCCAAACATTATCTTACCAAAGACATATTCACCTACATCACCGCCGTGCCGCGGAAAGACGTGGTGACCGACAGCCTGCCGTACACCCCGCACACCATCGCGCAGGGCGATACGATCTACTTCTCCAAAGGCTTCATGGTGCTGACGGCGCTGAAAACCTCGCCGCAGCAGAAAAACTACAAGCCGGAGCCGGGCGATATTGCCGTGGGGGCGCAGCTGTATGTGCACACGAAGAGCAACGGCGACTTCAACATGCAGCCCGTGTATTTCATCCGCGACAGCAGTTTCCAGAGCAACATCCCGGATACCCTGGCCCCGCTGTCGCTCGCGGTGCGTTTCACGAAGATCCTGCCGAACGAGAACAAGGTGGAGCTGGAAGTGAAGGAAACCCAGGCGCCGATGGATTACGTGGTGATGAAAGCCCTGGTATTCCCGTATATCAACGTGTTGTGGATAGGCATCCTGGTGATGATCGTCGGTTTTGTGATGAGCATCCGTCAGCGCCTCCGCAGATAA
- a CDS encoding cupin-like domain-containing protein, with the protein MKIQSIDRVEHISAEDFRTQYFEPRKPLIITGLSKAWPARDKWTWDYFKSIVGDKTVGVYNNERAGAKTLVNGADDYIRFGDYLDMIQQGPVKLRIFLFNIFQHAPQLVDDFTWPDEFAKGFLKKYPMLFVGGEGSIAHMHYDIDLSHIFHTQFVGRKRVLLLENNQSKLIYRMPLTVESAASFVNWKEQLDEANYPALQYARGYSTILEHGDTMFMPGGYWHHMEYLDGGFAMSLRALDHTLAGKLNGLYHIAGLRSMNNLMIRMAPQWWYHYKRKVARQRAERAMKQLEVAGNGRQY; encoded by the coding sequence ATGAAAATACAATCCATAGATCGAGTTGAGCACATTTCAGCGGAAGACTTCAGGACACAATACTTCGAACCTCGCAAACCCTTGATCATTACAGGATTGTCCAAAGCCTGGCCTGCACGCGACAAATGGACCTGGGATTACTTCAAATCCATCGTGGGCGATAAAACCGTAGGAGTTTACAATAACGAAAGGGCAGGGGCGAAAACCCTCGTCAACGGCGCAGACGATTACATCCGTTTCGGGGACTATCTCGACATGATCCAGCAGGGGCCGGTCAAACTCCGGATCTTCCTGTTCAATATCTTCCAGCATGCCCCGCAGCTGGTTGACGATTTCACCTGGCCCGACGAATTCGCCAAAGGGTTCCTCAAAAAATACCCGATGCTGTTCGTGGGCGGAGAGGGTTCCATAGCCCATATGCATTACGACATCGATCTCAGCCACATCTTCCATACCCAGTTCGTTGGCCGTAAAAGGGTGCTGCTGCTGGAGAACAACCAGTCGAAGCTCATTTACCGTATGCCCCTCACCGTGGAGAGCGCGGCCAGTTTCGTGAACTGGAAAGAGCAGCTCGACGAAGCCAACTACCCCGCGCTCCAGTACGCACGGGGTTATTCCACCATCCTCGAGCACGGCGACACCATGTTCATGCCGGGCGGCTACTGGCACCATATGGAGTACCTGGACGGCGGCTTCGCCATGAGCCTGCGCGCCCTCGACCATACCCTCGCCGGCAAACTCAACGGCCTTTACCACATCGCCGGCCTGCGGAGCATGAACAACCTGATGATCAGGATGGCGCCGCAATGGTGGTATCACTACAAACGCAAAGTAGCCCGCCAGCGCGCGGAAAGGGCCATGAAACAGCTCGAAGTGGCAGGTAACGGCCGCCAGTATTGA
- a CDS encoding carboxymuconolactone decarboxylase family protein has translation MFATNTQETAQQLLQAVGMPTQDVPGKLAALAATDARYLKDLKINVTNAIDAGTLTKKEAYLLGLAVAVNEKLAGLQGGFEQLALAAGATDKEVADVVSCTSLMNANNVYYRFRHFVGKEFYTTAPAGIRMSIMANPAIGKEFFELVSLVVSALNGCEMCVSSHEEALLKHGTEQQRILDAVRLGAVIRSLGVLL, from the coding sequence ATGTTTGCAACGAATACACAGGAAACCGCCCAGCAGCTGCTGCAGGCGGTGGGGATGCCCACGCAGGACGTGCCCGGTAAACTGGCTGCGCTGGCCGCTACGGACGCCCGTTACCTGAAAGATCTGAAAATCAACGTGACCAACGCCATCGACGCCGGTACCCTGACCAAAAAGGAAGCGTACCTGCTGGGCCTGGCGGTGGCCGTGAACGAGAAGCTGGCCGGCCTGCAGGGCGGTTTTGAGCAGCTGGCGCTGGCGGCGGGCGCTACCGACAAGGAAGTGGCCGACGTGGTGAGCTGCACCTCGCTGATGAACGCCAACAACGTGTATTACCGTTTCCGCCACTTCGTGGGCAAGGAGTTTTACACCACGGCGCCGGCGGGTATCCGGATGAGCATTATGGCCAATCCGGCGATCGGGAAGGAGTTTTTCGAGCTGGTGAGCCTGGTGGTGTCTGCCCTGAACGGTTGTGAAATGTGCGTGAGCTCTCATGAGGAGGCGCTTTTAAAGCACGGCACCGAACAGCAGCGGATCCTCGATGCGGTGAGGCTGGGCGCGGTGATCAGGAGCCTGGGGGTGCTGCTGTGA
- a CDS encoding DUF4295 family protein, whose amino-acid sequence MAKQASKNAKVKDTKAAAEAKVWTKVIRAVRSPKSGAYTFKEAIVHKDKVQEYMTQK is encoded by the coding sequence ATGGCAAAACAGGCTTCTAAAAACGCGAAAGTAAAAGATACGAAAGCAGCCGCTGAGGCGAAAGTGTGGACGAAAGTGATCAGAGCTGTACGTTCTCCCAAATCAGGCGCTTATACCTTCAAGGAAGCAATCGTGCACAAAGACAAAGTGCAGGAGTACATGACCCAGAAGTAA